One window of Microbacterium sediminis genomic DNA carries:
- the lpdA gene encoding dihydrolipoyl dehydrogenase, translating into MTEHTFDLVVLGGGSGGYAAALRAAELGKSVALVERDRLGGTCLHRGCIPTKALLHAAEVADTVRSASTSGVQATLGGFDPIAMIAHRRSIVDRKTKGLEGLIARRGITVVAGSGSLTSDRAVRVGDDLYRGTDIVLATGSFSRTIPGIELGERIITSDAALTLERIPERVIVLGGGVIGVEFASAWRSLGAEVTIVEGLDRLVPNEDATLSASLERAFRRRGIVSKLGARVASAVESADGVRVTLEGGDTLEGDTLLVAVGRGPATSGLGLEHAGVALERGFVVVDESLRTNVPGVWAVGDITPGLQLAHRGFQQGIFVAEQIAQLAPAPIDERLIPRVTYSSPELASVGITQAAAEELYGAEGIKSVEFDLAGNARSEILGTRGLVKVIRKVDGPVVGVHLVGDRVGELITEGQLAVAWDAHPEDIAPLIHAHPTQSEALGEAFLALAGKPLHSL; encoded by the coding sequence ATGACCGAGCACACCTTCGACCTCGTCGTCCTCGGCGGCGGCAGCGGCGGCTATGCCGCGGCCCTGCGCGCCGCCGAGCTCGGCAAGTCGGTCGCCCTCGTGGAGCGCGATCGCCTCGGCGGCACGTGCCTGCACCGCGGCTGCATCCCCACCAAGGCGCTGCTGCACGCGGCCGAGGTGGCCGACACCGTCCGTTCGGCCTCGACCTCCGGCGTCCAGGCGACGCTGGGGGGCTTCGACCCGATCGCGATGATCGCCCACCGCCGATCGATCGTCGACAGGAAGACGAAGGGCCTCGAGGGGCTGATCGCCCGCCGCGGCATCACCGTCGTCGCCGGGTCGGGCTCGCTCACCTCCGACCGCGCGGTGCGCGTGGGCGACGACCTGTACCGCGGCACCGACATCGTGCTCGCGACCGGCTCGTTCAGCCGGACGATCCCCGGCATCGAGCTGGGCGAGCGCATCATCACGAGCGACGCCGCCCTCACGCTCGAGCGCATCCCCGAGCGCGTGATCGTGCTCGGCGGCGGCGTGATCGGCGTCGAGTTCGCGAGCGCGTGGCGCTCGCTGGGCGCGGAGGTCACGATCGTCGAGGGCCTGGACCGGCTCGTGCCGAACGAGGACGCCACGCTCAGCGCCTCGCTGGAGCGCGCCTTCCGGCGCCGAGGCATCGTCTCGAAGCTGGGCGCGCGTGTCGCCTCGGCGGTCGAATCGGCCGACGGCGTGCGGGTCACGCTCGAGGGCGGCGACACGCTCGAGGGCGACACGCTGCTCGTGGCCGTCGGCCGCGGCCCGGCGACCTCGGGCCTGGGGCTCGAGCATGCCGGCGTCGCGCTGGAGCGCGGCTTCGTCGTGGTCGACGAGTCGCTGCGCACGAACGTGCCGGGCGTGTGGGCCGTCGGCGACATCACGCCGGGGCTGCAGCTGGCCCACCGCGGCTTCCAGCAGGGCATCTTCGTGGCCGAGCAGATCGCGCAGCTCGCGCCCGCGCCCATCGACGAGCGCCTGATCCCGCGCGTGACGTACTCGAGCCCCGAGCTCGCCTCGGTGGGGATCACCCAGGCCGCGGCGGAGGAGCTCTACGGCGCCGAGGGCATCAAGAGCGTCGAGTTCGACCTGGCGGGGAATGCGCGCAGCGAGATCCTCGGCACGCGCGGGCTCGTGAAGGTCATCCGGAAGGTCGACGGCCCGGTCGTCGGCGTGCATCTCGTGGGCGATCGCGTGGGCGAGCTCATCACCGAGGGGCAGCTCGCGGTGGCCTGGGACGCGCACCCGGAGGACATCGCCCCGCTCATCCACGCGCACCCGACGCAGAGCGAGGCGCTCGGCGAGGCATTCCTCGCGCTGGCGGGCAAGCCGCTCCACTCACTCTGA
- the sucB gene encoding 2-oxoglutarate dehydrogenase, E2 component, dihydrolipoamide succinyltransferase, with product MSTSVVLPALGESVTEGTITRWLKQVGDTVQADEALLEVSTDKVDTEIPSPVTGVVEEILFQEDDTVEVGAVLAKIGDGSGATQAPAAPAAAEPAAEAAPAVPVEATTVPAADSPGAEAAPVSAPAGSATDIVLPELGESVTEGTVTRWLKKVGDTVAVDEALLEISTDKVDTEVPSPVAGVITEILAAEDETVEVGAVLARVGSGDAAPAAAPAPAAEAPAAAPAPAEAPAPQAAPAPAAPAPAAPAPQAAPAAPAPAAPAAPAAPKLTLPSDDEKVYVTPLVRRLAAQQGVDLATVKGTGVGGRIRKEDVLKAAEAATSAPAAAAAAPAAPKLEVSPLRGTTQPMSRLRKVLASRAVESMTSTAQLTTVVEVDVTKLAAFRDQVKGDFQAKTGDKLSFLPFFALAAAEALKAYPIVNATLDGENIVYPASENLSIAVDTERGLLTPVVRDAGEKNLAQIAHEIADLADRTRNNKLKPDELAGGTFTLTNTGSRGALFDTPVVFLPQSAILGTGVVFKRPGVVKTDGAEAIAIRSYVYLALSYDHRTIDGADAARFLGAVKARLEAADFAGDLGI from the coding sequence ATGAGCACTTCCGTAGTCCTCCCCGCGCTCGGCGAGAGCGTCACCGAGGGCACCATCACCCGCTGGCTGAAGCAGGTGGGCGATACCGTGCAGGCGGATGAGGCCCTGCTCGAGGTCTCGACCGACAAGGTCGACACGGAGATCCCCTCGCCCGTGACCGGCGTCGTGGAGGAGATCCTGTTCCAGGAGGACGACACCGTCGAGGTGGGCGCCGTCCTGGCGAAGATCGGCGACGGCAGCGGCGCCACGCAGGCGCCCGCCGCTCCGGCGGCCGCGGAGCCCGCCGCCGAGGCCGCCCCCGCCGTTCCCGTGGAGGCCACGACCGTTCCCGCCGCGGACTCCCCCGGCGCGGAGGCCGCACCCGTCTCGGCTCCGGCCGGCAGCGCCACGGACATCGTGCTCCCCGAGCTGGGCGAGTCGGTCACCGAGGGCACCGTCACCCGCTGGCTCAAGAAGGTCGGCGACACCGTCGCCGTCGACGAGGCCCTGCTGGAGATCTCGACCGACAAGGTCGACACCGAGGTCCCCTCGCCCGTGGCCGGCGTGATCACCGAGATCCTCGCCGCCGAGGACGAGACCGTCGAGGTCGGCGCCGTGCTCGCACGCGTCGGCTCGGGCGATGCGGCCCCCGCGGCCGCCCCGGCCCCCGCCGCCGAGGCCCCCGCGGCCGCACCGGCTCCGGCTGAGGCCCCGGCCCCGCAGGCCGCACCCGCTCCCGCGGCACCGGCTCCCGCCGCCCCGGCGCCCCAGGCCGCTCCGGCAGCACCGGCACCCGCCGCTCCCGCGGCCCCCGCCGCGCCGAAGCTCACGCTCCCGAGCGATGACGAGAAGGTCTACGTCACGCCGCTCGTGCGTCGCCTCGCCGCCCAGCAGGGCGTCGACCTCGCCACGGTGAAGGGCACCGGCGTGGGCGGTCGCATCCGCAAGGAGGACGTGCTCAAGGCCGCCGAGGCCGCGACGTCCGCTCCCGCCGCGGCGGCTGCCGCCCCGGCCGCGCCGAAGCTCGAGGTCTCGCCGCTGCGCGGCACCACGCAGCCGATGTCGCGCCTGCGCAAGGTGCTCGCCTCGCGGGCCGTCGAGTCGATGACCTCGACCGCGCAGCTGACGACGGTCGTCGAGGTCGACGTCACGAAGCTGGCCGCGTTCCGCGACCAGGTGAAGGGCGACTTCCAGGCCAAGACCGGCGACAAGCTGTCGTTCCTGCCGTTCTTCGCGCTGGCCGCCGCCGAGGCACTGAAGGCGTACCCGATCGTGAACGCGACCCTGGACGGCGAGAACATCGTCTACCCGGCGAGCGAGAACCTCTCGATCGCCGTCGACACCGAGCGCGGCCTGCTCACGCCGGTCGTCCGCGACGCCGGCGAGAAGAACCTCGCCCAGATCGCGCACGAGATCGCCGACCTCGCCGACCGCACCCGCAACAACAAGCTGAAGCCCGACGAGCTCGCCGGCGGCACGTTCACGCTGACCAACACCGGTTCGCGCGGCGCGCTGTTCGACACGCCGGTCGTGTTCCTGCCGCAGTCGGCGATCCTCGGCACGGGCGTGGTCTTCAAGCGCCCCGGCGTCGTGAAGACCGATGGCGCGGAGGCGATCGCGATCCGCTCGTACGTCTACCTCGCGCTGTCGTACGACCACCGCACGATCGACGGTGCCGACGCCGCCCGCTTCCTGGGTGCCGTGAAGGCGCGCCTCGAGGCCGCGGACTTCGCCGGAGACCTCGGCATCTGA
- a CDS encoding DUF4191 domain-containing protein, with product MAARGTEAEKRPGFFSQLRQLYTFTREVFGWLPWALLGVLVIGIGLGVLLAFLLQPNVWGFILWPLFGLMLGFLGAMILMTRLSTVVMYRRIDGMPGAAGHVLSSMLGRSWRADDMPVGINPKTQEAVYRAVGRGGIVLVGEGSRGRLVKLMRDEKMKATRAAHGVPVHEFYVGHGDDEVPIKDLAKQIKALPKAINRATMGAVVQRLESLGGSLSSLPIPKGVDPLKARAPRPR from the coding sequence ATGGCAGCACGCGGTACCGAGGCGGAGAAGCGCCCGGGATTCTTCTCACAGCTCCGACAGCTCTACACGTTCACCCGCGAGGTGTTCGGGTGGCTTCCGTGGGCGCTCCTGGGCGTCCTCGTCATCGGCATCGGGCTGGGCGTGCTGCTGGCGTTCCTCCTGCAGCCGAACGTGTGGGGCTTCATCCTGTGGCCGCTGTTCGGCCTCATGCTCGGCTTCCTCGGCGCCATGATCCTCATGACGCGCCTGTCGACCGTCGTGATGTACCGGCGCATCGACGGCATGCCGGGTGCCGCCGGCCACGTCCTCAGCTCGATGCTCGGCCGCAGCTGGCGCGCCGACGACATGCCCGTGGGCATCAACCCGAAGACCCAGGAGGCCGTGTACCGCGCGGTGGGTCGCGGCGGCATCGTCCTCGTCGGCGAGGGCTCCCGCGGCCGCCTGGTCAAGCTCATGCGCGACGAGAAGATGAAGGCCACCCGCGCCGCGCACGGCGTGCCCGTGCACGAGTTCTACGTGGGACACGGCGACGACGAGGTGCCGATCAAGGACCTCGCCAAGCAGATCAAGGCGCTGCCGAAGGCCATCAACCGCGCAACCATGGGCGCGGTCGTGCAGCGCCTGGAGTCGCTCGGCGGCTCGCTGTCGTCGCTGCCGATCCCGAAGGGCGTCGACCCGCTCAAGGCCCGCGCGCCGCGCCCGCGCTGA
- a CDS encoding RDD family protein has protein sequence MTQARTDSDYPGKDLGLPQSGSGSLASLGRRIGGLAIDWAAAYLIAATFFGSEALAIHLTFMAIHIVFIPTIGGSPGHRILGMRLHRTTGGWVGVWPPILRTVLLGLVIPAVIWQDGRGLHDVIPGTVLVRA, from the coding sequence GTGACGCAGGCTCGTACCGATTCCGACTACCCCGGCAAGGACCTGGGGCTTCCGCAGAGCGGATCCGGGAGCCTCGCCTCCCTCGGGCGTCGCATCGGCGGTCTGGCGATCGACTGGGCGGCCGCCTACCTCATCGCGGCGACGTTCTTCGGATCCGAGGCGCTCGCGATCCACCTCACGTTCATGGCCATCCACATCGTCTTCATCCCGACGATCGGCGGCAGCCCGGGCCACCGCATCCTCGGCATGCGCCTGCATCGGACGACCGGCGGGTGGGTCGGCGTGTGGCCGCCGATCCTGCGCACGGTGCTGCTGGGGCTCGTGATCCCGGCGGTGATCTGGCAGGACGGCCGCGGCCTGCACGATGTGATCCCGGGCACGGTGCTCGTGCGCGCCTGA
- the glnA gene encoding type I glutamate--ammonia ligase — protein MFNDSSEVLKFIKDEDVKFLDIRFTDLPGVQQHFNIPASTVDEDFFTVGQLFDGSSIRGFANINESDMQLIPDVTTAYLDPFREVKTLIMVFDIYNPRNGEIYSKDPRQVAKKAEKYLASTGIADTAFFAPEAEFFIFDDVRYEVSQGKSFYQVDSEEAAWNSGREEEGGNLGNKTPYKGGYFPVSPVDKQADIRDDIVLKLIDAGLEVERSHHEVGTAGQAEINYKFDTMVHAADDILKFKYIVKNTAEQWGKTATFMPKPLFGDNGSGMHTHQSLWADGKPLFYDEKGYAQLSDVARWYIGGLLKHAPAVLAFTNPTLNSYHRLVKGFEAPVNLVYSAGNRSAAIRIPITGSNPKAKRIEFRAPDSSGNPYLAFAAQLMAGIDGIKNRIEPHEPVDKDLYELPAEEAKNIPQVPNSLLDSLEALSADREFLTAGGVFTDELIDTWIEYKYENEILPMQQRPHPFEYELYYGV, from the coding sequence ATGTTCAACGATTCCTCCGAGGTGCTCAAGTTCATCAAGGACGAGGACGTCAAGTTCCTCGACATCCGTTTCACGGACCTCCCCGGTGTGCAGCAGCACTTCAACATCCCGGCTTCGACCGTCGACGAAGACTTCTTCACCGTCGGTCAGCTCTTCGACGGCTCCTCGATCCGCGGCTTCGCGAACATCAACGAGTCGGACATGCAGCTCATCCCTGATGTCACGACCGCCTACCTCGACCCGTTCCGCGAGGTGAAGACCCTGATCATGGTCTTCGACATCTACAACCCCCGCAACGGCGAGATCTACTCCAAGGACCCGCGCCAGGTCGCCAAGAAGGCCGAGAAGTACCTCGCCTCCACCGGCATCGCGGACACCGCGTTCTTCGCCCCCGAGGCGGAGTTCTTCATCTTCGACGACGTGCGCTACGAGGTCTCGCAGGGCAAGAGCTTCTACCAGGTCGACTCGGAGGAAGCCGCGTGGAACTCGGGCCGCGAGGAGGAGGGCGGCAACCTCGGCAACAAGACGCCGTACAAGGGCGGCTACTTCCCCGTCTCGCCGGTCGACAAGCAGGCCGACATCCGCGACGACATCGTGCTCAAGCTGATCGACGCCGGCCTCGAGGTCGAGCGCTCGCACCACGAGGTGGGCACCGCCGGCCAGGCCGAGATCAACTACAAGTTCGACACGATGGTCCACGCCGCGGACGACATCCTCAAGTTCAAGTACATCGTGAAGAACACCGCCGAGCAGTGGGGCAAGACGGCGACGTTCATGCCGAAGCCGCTCTTCGGCGACAACGGCTCGGGCATGCACACCCACCAGTCGCTGTGGGCCGACGGCAAGCCCCTGTTCTACGACGAGAAGGGCTACGCGCAGCTCTCGGACGTCGCGCGCTGGTACATCGGCGGCCTGCTCAAGCACGCCCCCGCCGTGCTCGCGTTCACGAACCCCACGCTGAACTCGTACCACCGCCTGGTCAAGGGCTTCGAGGCGCCGGTCAACCTGGTCTACTCGGCCGGCAACCGCTCGGCGGCGATCCGCATCCCGATCACCGGCTCGAACCCCAAGGCCAAGCGCATCGAGTTCCGCGCGCCCGACTCGTCGGGCAACCCGTACCTCGCGTTCGCGGCGCAGCTGATGGCCGGCATCGACGGCATCAAGAACCGCATCGAGCCGCACGAGCCGGTTGACAAGGACCTCTACGAGCTGCCCGCCGAGGAGGCCAAGAACATCCCGCAGGTGCCGAACTCGCTCCTCGACTCGCTCGAGGCGCTCTCGGCCGACCGCGAGTTCCTCACCGCCGGTGGCGTGTTCACCGACGAGCTGATCGACACGTGGATCGAGTACAAGTACGAGAACGAGATCCTGCCGATGCAGCAGCGTCCGCACCCGTTCGAGTACGAGCTCTACTACGGCGTCTGA
- a CDS encoding bifunctional [glutamine synthetase] adenylyltransferase/[glutamine synthetase]-adenylyl-L-tyrosine phosphorylase, which produces MSPESRSTAGRAASRTALVRLGFARVDDAEERIGELAALTGLDRDALLDGAGGAPDPDEGLMSLVLIARRSADPIAAVLRSPRGRAAAWRLLGASRGFGEFFLRRPAALAELDRDAALPATDEMRSALLASVGVDRDGFAERGDDTAWADLRIAYRVQLARIAAFDLAAPEPLEVVPAVSAALADLAGAALEASLAVARTRVAGGIGGAGLFPRDEVAQTRFAIIGMGKAGARELNYVSDVDVIFVADPREDSELPESRAIDVATRLAVQTMRGISGFEAEPPLWEVDANLRPEGKQGALVRTLESHVAYYDRWAQSWEFQALLKARPLAGDLELGERYIAALRPKVWQSAARENFVDGVQRMRERVTAHIPPDDVPYQLKLGPGGLRDIEFAVQLLQLVHGRTDDAVHQRGTIEALEALADGGYIGRADAAAFDGHYRRLRLMEHRLQLQGLSRTHLMPRDDDGQRVLARATGLAPTGGELVALWERVKREVRDIHLRIFYRPLLSAVAALPSDEGQLTPDQARDRLAAIGFGDPAGALRHIEALTSGISRKATITRHLMPVMLRRFADGVDPDYGLIAFRRVSETLGQTPWFLRVLRDSAGAADALAKLLSGSRYVGELMEWIPESVAWLDDDAQLRPRPRASLEEEARAIQSRHATIAEAMRSVRALRRRELLRAAMASILGVVTIRELSDALTMITEVTIQATVRAVRREVVPDDADDLDFAVIAMGRFGGAEIGFGSDADVLYVYRPEGVDPERAQKLAERMVAELRAQSEDHRLPLELDAGLRPEGRNGPIVRSLEAYREYYRRWSLSWEAQALLRAQGVAGSAKLIAAFLEMADEVRYPASIDPQELREIRRIKARVENERLPQGADPRRHLKLGPGGLSDVEWLVQVIQLQHAHEVPGLRTTSTLDALAAAVEAGLVPAEPAQRLEEAWKLASRLRSANTLLTGRTSDVLPRDRRELDGIGRILEYPAHSATEVEEDWLRTSRRARRDFEKLFYG; this is translated from the coding sequence ATGAGCCCCGAGTCGCGCAGCACGGCCGGCCGCGCCGCGTCGCGCACCGCGCTCGTGCGGCTCGGCTTCGCCCGCGTCGACGACGCGGAGGAGCGGATCGGCGAGCTCGCCGCGCTCACGGGCCTGGACCGCGACGCGCTGCTGGACGGCGCCGGGGGAGCGCCCGACCCCGACGAGGGGCTCATGAGCCTCGTGCTCATCGCGCGCCGCAGCGCCGATCCCATCGCCGCCGTGCTGCGCTCGCCGCGCGGTCGCGCCGCCGCGTGGCGGCTGCTCGGCGCCTCGCGCGGCTTCGGCGAGTTCTTCCTGCGCCGCCCCGCCGCCCTGGCCGAGCTCGACCGCGACGCCGCGCTGCCCGCGACCGACGAGATGCGCTCGGCGCTGCTCGCCTCGGTCGGGGTGGATCGCGACGGCTTCGCCGAGCGGGGCGACGACACGGCGTGGGCCGATCTGCGGATCGCCTACCGCGTCCAGCTGGCGCGCATCGCCGCGTTCGACCTCGCCGCCCCCGAGCCCCTCGAGGTCGTGCCCGCCGTGTCGGCGGCGCTGGCCGACCTGGCCGGTGCGGCGCTGGAGGCGTCGCTGGCCGTCGCGCGCACGCGCGTGGCCGGCGGGATCGGCGGGGCCGGGCTGTTCCCGCGCGACGAGGTGGCGCAGACGCGGTTCGCGATCATCGGCATGGGCAAGGCGGGTGCTCGCGAGCTGAACTACGTCAGCGACGTCGACGTGATCTTCGTCGCCGACCCGCGCGAGGACTCGGAGCTGCCCGAGAGCCGGGCGATCGACGTCGCGACGCGCCTGGCCGTGCAGACCATGCGCGGGATCTCGGGCTTCGAGGCGGAGCCGCCGCTGTGGGAGGTCGACGCGAACCTGCGCCCCGAGGGCAAGCAGGGCGCGCTCGTCCGCACGCTCGAATCGCACGTGGCCTATTACGACCGGTGGGCGCAGAGCTGGGAGTTCCAGGCCCTGCTCAAGGCGCGGCCGCTCGCGGGCGACCTCGAGCTGGGGGAGCGGTACATCGCGGCGCTGCGGCCGAAGGTGTGGCAGAGCGCCGCGCGCGAGAACTTCGTCGACGGCGTGCAGCGCATGCGCGAGCGCGTGACGGCGCACATCCCGCCCGACGACGTGCCGTACCAGCTCAAGCTCGGCCCCGGGGGCCTGCGCGACATCGAGTTCGCGGTGCAGCTGCTGCAGCTCGTGCACGGGCGCACCGACGACGCCGTGCACCAGCGGGGCACGATCGAGGCGCTGGAGGCGCTCGCGGACGGGGGGTACATCGGCCGCGCCGACGCGGCGGCGTTCGACGGGCACTACCGGCGGCTGCGCCTCATGGAGCACCGGCTGCAGCTGCAGGGCCTCAGCCGCACGCACCTCATGCCGCGCGACGACGACGGGCAGCGCGTCCTCGCGCGCGCGACCGGCCTGGCGCCCACCGGCGGCGAGCTCGTCGCGCTGTGGGAGCGGGTCAAGCGCGAGGTGCGCGACATCCACCTGCGCATCTTCTACCGCCCGCTGCTGTCGGCGGTGGCCGCGCTGCCGAGCGACGAGGGCCAGCTCACCCCCGATCAGGCGCGCGACCGGCTCGCGGCGATCGGCTTCGGTGACCCGGCCGGCGCGCTGCGGCACATCGAGGCGCTCACGAGCGGGATCAGCCGCAAGGCCACGATCACCCGCCACCTCATGCCGGTCATGCTGCGGCGCTTCGCCGACGGCGTCGATCCCGACTACGGCCTCATCGCGTTCCGGCGCGTGAGCGAGACGCTCGGGCAGACGCCGTGGTTCCTCCGCGTGCTGCGCGACTCGGCCGGTGCCGCCGATGCGCTCGCCAAGCTGCTGTCGGGCTCGCGCTACGTCGGCGAGCTGATGGAGTGGATCCCGGAGTCGGTCGCCTGGCTGGACGACGACGCCCAGCTGCGCCCGCGCCCGCGCGCGTCGCTGGAGGAGGAGGCCCGGGCGATCCAGTCGCGGCACGCCACGATCGCCGAGGCGATGCGCTCGGTGCGCGCGCTGCGACGCCGCGAGCTGCTGCGTGCGGCGATGGCCTCGATCCTCGGGGTCGTCACGATCCGCGAGCTCAGCGACGCCCTCACCATGATCACGGAGGTGACGATCCAGGCGACCGTGCGCGCCGTGCGACGCGAGGTCGTGCCCGACGACGCCGACGACCTGGACTTCGCCGTCATCGCGATGGGTCGCTTCGGCGGGGCCGAGATCGGCTTCGGCTCGGACGCCGACGTGCTCTACGTGTACCGGCCGGAGGGCGTCGACCCGGAGCGCGCGCAGAAGCTGGCCGAGCGGATGGTCGCCGAGCTGCGGGCGCAGTCGGAGGATCACCGCCTGCCGCTCGAGCTCGACGCCGGCCTGCGCCCCGAGGGGCGCAACGGGCCGATCGTGCGCTCGCTCGAGGCCTATCGCGAGTACTACCGCCGCTGGTCGCTGTCGTGGGAGGCCCAGGCGCTCCTGCGCGCCCAGGGCGTGGCGGGCTCGGCGAAGCTCATCGCGGCGTTCTTGGAGATGGCCGACGAGGTGCGCTACCCGGCGAGCATCGACCCGCAGGAGCTGCGCGAGATCCGCCGCATCAAGGCGCGGGTCGAGAACGAACGGCTGCCGCAGGGCGCCGATCCGCGCCGCCACCTCAAGCTCGGCCCCGGGGGCCTGAGCGACGTCGAGTGGCTCGTGCAGGTGATCCAGCTGCAGCACGCCCACGAGGTGCCCGGCCTGCGCACGACCTCGACCCTCGACGCCCTGGCGGCGGCCGTCGAGGCCGGGCTCGTGCCCGCCGAGCCGGCCCAGCGGCTCGAGGAAGCGTGGAAGCTGGCCTCGCGGCTGCGCTCCGCCAACACCCTGCTCACCGGCCGCACGAGCGATGTGCTGCCCCGAGACCGTCGCGAGCTGGACGGCATCGGCCGCATCCTCGAATACCCCGCACACTCCGCCACCGAGGTGGAGGAGGACTGGCTGCGCACCTCCCGCCGCGCCCGCCGCGACTTCGAGAAGCTCTTCTACGGCTGA
- a CDS encoding glutamine synthetase family protein, giving the protein MDKQMDFVLRTIEERGVKFVRLWFTDVIGTLKSLAIAPAEVEGAFTEGIGFDGSVIEGLTRSHESDLLAHPDPSTFQILPWRGQIDPTAAMFCDITTPDGQPAVADPRNVLKRTLAKAAEAGFSYYTHPEIEFYLLKSRTFGTEGPEPVDRAGYFDNVPGGTAHDFRRSSVRMLEDLGISVEYSHHEGGPGQNEIDLRYADALAMADNIMTFRTVVKEVAIEQGVHATFMPKPFAEHPGSGMHTHMSLFEGDVNAFYEEGAEYQLSRVGRQFIAGLLTHAREISAVTNQFVNSYKRLWGGDEAPSYITWGHNNRSALVRVPRYKPGKSGSARIEHRGIDSAANPYLAYALMLAAGLKGIEEEYELPAEAEENVWALSDAERRALGYQALPQTLDEAVAAMEDSELVAETLGEQVFSYVLLNKRREFEQYRSQITPFELRTQLDII; this is encoded by the coding sequence ATGGACAAGCAGATGGACTTCGTCCTGCGCACGATCGAGGAGCGCGGCGTCAAGTTCGTGCGACTGTGGTTCACCGACGTGATCGGCACTCTCAAGTCGCTCGCGATCGCGCCCGCCGAGGTCGAGGGGGCCTTCACCGAGGGCATCGGCTTCGACGGCTCCGTCATCGAGGGACTGACGCGCTCGCACGAGTCGGATCTGCTGGCGCACCCCGATCCGTCCACGTTCCAGATCCTGCCGTGGCGCGGTCAGATCGATCCGACGGCGGCGATGTTCTGCGACATCACGACGCCCGACGGGCAGCCCGCCGTCGCCGACCCCCGCAACGTGCTCAAGCGCACCCTCGCCAAGGCGGCCGAGGCGGGCTTCAGCTACTACACGCACCCGGAGATCGAGTTCTACCTGCTCAAGTCGCGCACCTTCGGCACCGAGGGGCCCGAGCCGGTCGACCGCGCCGGATACTTCGACAACGTGCCGGGCGGCACGGCGCACGACTTCCGCCGCAGCTCGGTGCGCATGCTCGAGGACCTCGGCATCTCGGTGGAGTACAGCCACCACGAGGGCGGCCCCGGCCAGAACGAGATCGACCTGCGCTACGCCGACGCGCTCGCGATGGCCGACAACATCATGACCTTCCGCACGGTGGTCAAGGAGGTCGCGATCGAGCAGGGCGTGCACGCCACGTTCATGCCGAAGCCCTTCGCCGAGCACCCGGGCTCGGGCATGCACACCCACATGTCGCTGTTCGAGGGCGATGTGAACGCGTTCTACGAGGAGGGCGCCGAGTACCAGCTCTCGCGCGTCGGGCGCCAGTTCATCGCCGGCCTGCTCACGCACGCGCGCGAGATCTCCGCCGTGACCAACCAGTTCGTGAACTCGTACAAGCGCCTCTGGGGCGGCGACGAGGCGCCGAGCTACATCACGTGGGGCCACAACAACCGCTCCGCGCTCGTCCGCGTGCCCCGCTACAAGCCGGGCAAGAGCGGATCGGCGCGCATCGAGCACCGCGGCATCGACTCGGCCGCGAACCCGTACCTCGCGTACGCACTCATGCTCGCCGCGGGCCTGAAGGGCATCGAGGAGGAGTACGAGCTTCCGGCGGAGGCCGAGGAGAACGTCTGGGCCCTCAGCGACGCCGAGCGCCGCGCGCTGGGCTACCAGGCGCTGCCGCAGACGCTCGACGAGGCCGTGGCCGCCATGGAGGACAGCGAGCTCGTCGCCGAGACGCTCGGCGAGCAGGTGTTCAGCTACGTGCTGCTGAACAAGCGCCGCGAGTTCGAGCAGTACCGCTCGCAGATCACGCCGTTCGAGCTGCGCACGCAGCTCGACATCATCTGA